The Chanos chanos chromosome 3, fChaCha1.1, whole genome shotgun sequence genome segment GATTCTTTCAAGCTGTCACACTGATCTTCAGaaaagattttcaaaaaaaatgtactgactATGCCTGGCAGCCACTTTGCTTAGACATTCATACGTAGAGAACAGCTCGTGTAAGACaagagatgaggagaaaacaacattttaaagtGCTGGTAAGGGGTGATAAAATACTCTCCTCTGTTCCAGTTATATAGTGAGTGGGCTGAGTCCAGACACCTCCTActatctgggtgtgtgtgcagtaggCTTGCGGAACGTATCAGGCTCGCTGGCAGAGCTGGAGGTGCGGACAGCCAAGGATCAAGAAGACCACGCCCCAAGTGGGTTGACGGTGGTGGTCCGTGGCCGCCATGAGCTACACATCAGCTGGGGGGCTCCGGCAGCGCCTCTGGGGCGACTCTTTAACTATGAACTGCGTCTTAATGGGGCCGTGGCATACCTGGGCACAGAGCGGGTGTACACAGCTCGCTGGCTCTCTGCCAATACTGCCTACACCTGCACAGTCACAGCCATCACCTCCAGCGGGCGCTGCCAGAGCAGACCAGTCACAAAGAGGACGGCACGTGATGAATATGTGCACACTCAGAGGTAAGATTCCAGAGGAAGACCATGATCATGTGCGACTACTGTCATTTTACCTCAAAGAATGTTATGTCTCCATAGTTGGCGCTTTTTTAAAAGTTACTGATGTTATTAGCTGATTATGGTTTCAACTGAAATTGTTGAAAAATGAGTCCTTAAGTTATGCTTAATTTTATGTGCCTCATTATCCATGTGGCTGTTTATGTACTTCTAATGAATTTCTCCTTGTGGTTTTGATTGTCTGTGGGTCTCtcttgtttgcctgtgtgtctgcctgtgttttccctgtctttatgtctgtctgtttctgttgcaTGCTGTCAGGTGTTTGTACTCCTCTAGTTCTCAGCTGTCTGTTCATACCCCTACCCCTCCCACACCTGTCAGACAGGTCAACAGGATTAGAGAAAAGGTCAAGAAGTCGCCATCCCCACGTAATTATCTACCCAAAGTCCGCCTAACCCTTCGGCACTACAGAGACCCTGAGAGCAATAGAGCCAGACTGAGGTATTACAAGACCACAGTAGTCTCTTTGCAATCAAAGTCAGAAAACTTAATCAAAGTGTAAGTTCAGTTATGTGTCCATCATTGGCtaggtttaatttttttgtccCCCGCGTCAGGCGTCCTTCAGAGCCAGTTCAGTCTCGCAGCCCTGACAGTCCTGAATTCTTGAACCTGACAAATGAGGTATCGTCTTTGAAAATGGATAGTTACTATCATCTAATTCACCACAATATAATCATCATATCCCAAAACTTTTGACATGGATGCTTGATTGGCTAgaaattataataaaataagcaaacaaattACTCTTccaaggaggaaaaaaatattatgcACAGAATTGGttacatctgtgtgtttctgcttaaTACATACCTCTGTAGAAGTCCGTGGGGCTTGTAACGGGATGTGATGTGAATGCCCTATTGAAGAGTGCCATAGACAAAACAGACCTGGGTGTGCATCCTGCTAACTCTACTGGGCAGCCCCTTCTGTCCTACCGAGGGAAGATTGACCTGAATCAACAGTATAAAGTCAAATCCCAGCGATCCCCAGACTCCACATATATCAGAAATCAAATCAACCAAGGTATGACACTAATGCTGAGATGGAGAAGTACACATGAGATTAATACAAATCAGATTAAGGTCAGAGAAGTTTTTAGATTTCATTATGTGGGATGAACTGATATCTAATCGATCATCTACCCAAAATGAATGGCAAGAATTAACATGTGGACCTCTGAATCCTGAGGAACTGAGTGTGGAAACACTGGTTTGATGAATGTTGTAAATGTTGAAGTTGCTCACAGGTTTTGTAGATAAGCAGTCAGGGTTATTATAAGAGAAATGTAGTACTCCACCTTATCCTCCACCTAACACACGCTGGTCTGGTGAGACCAGACGGTTTGGTCTTCCCAGAGCAGGACCCATAGACAAGGAGAGAATGTCTGTCACGGGCGTCTGCTGTATTGAATATCTGTCACTGTATAATCCCTATAAGATTTCTGTTTATGACATCACATATTTTTGATGTTATTAGTAACTctagttttcttttaaatgtttccaAAGATGTTACTTTAAAATGTTCCATCGTTCTACTACACCCATTTCCTGATTTTGGAAAAAGATATACACTTTTCAACAGTCTATGAATATAACTATATAGTTATATTTAAGAAATTACATTCCTCCTTGGATTCGCAGACAACTAATTCACTTGTCTTGTGTATTTGTGGGTCAGGTACAATAAAACTCATTCAGCCTGTCTCGTATACCTGGACTGAGCTGGACTGGACACAACATCTTCAAAACAGGGTACTCAGAGACAGGTACTGACTACAGGCAAATCGGTTGTGTAACCCTGTTCATGCTTCTTGTAATGATAAATAGCCTTTACTTTTTTAATACACACTGCTCAATTGTGTCACGAACAGGATCATGACAGGGACAAAGTTGCAAAGTGGGGTGAGAGGACATCACTGCAGTGCCACACCCTGGACAAATCGAAGTGGAAACACACCCAGTACACAGTTGCTAAAATGGACAAGCCCAATGGGCAACCCCAAAACGTTGAAAAGAGATAGGGA includes the following:
- the LOC115806987 gene encoding uncharacterized protein LOC115806987 — its product is MIMCLYSSSSQLSVHTPTPPTPVRQVNRIREKVKKSPSPRNYLPKVRLTLRHYRDPESNRARLRRPSEPVQSRSPDSPEFLNLTNEKSVGLVTGCDVNALLKSAIDKTDLGVHPANSTGQPLLSYRGKIDLNQQYKVKSQRSPDSTYIRNQINQGTIKLIQPVSYTWTELDWTQHLQNRVLRDRIMTGTKLQSGVRGHHCSATPWTNRSGNTPSTQLLKWTSPMGNPKTLKRDRETT